The following coding sequences lie in one Pectobacterium sp. A5351 genomic window:
- a CDS encoding response regulator produces the protein MKILLIEDDIDLGNGVRIALTDQGLDVIWVRRKVDALHQLDVCVPELVLLDLGLPDGDGMSLLTRLRQQFKGIPVIILTARGTLQDRLTGLDAGADDYLVKPFVLAELLARVRALVRRSYGFQNEVIEIRGLSLHVPTRRVTVSESHVDLTASEYALLETLMLRADRVLTRRFLEERIFGTKENMSNTLDVHMGNLRRKIGDGYVRTVRGVGFVIDTVPIQKGAG, from the coding sequence GTGAAAATTCTCCTAATCGAAGACGACATCGATCTTGGCAATGGCGTACGTATTGCCCTGACAGACCAAGGATTAGATGTCATATGGGTTCGCCGTAAAGTGGATGCTCTGCATCAACTCGATGTATGCGTGCCAGAACTGGTCTTGCTCGACCTCGGCCTACCCGACGGTGATGGAATGAGCCTGCTGACGCGTCTGCGTCAGCAGTTCAAGGGGATCCCTGTCATCATCCTGACGGCTCGGGGCACTCTGCAAGATCGCTTAACTGGGCTGGATGCCGGTGCAGACGACTATCTTGTTAAACCTTTTGTTCTCGCTGAGTTGTTGGCCAGGGTGAGAGCACTTGTGCGGCGCAGTTACGGTTTTCAGAATGAGGTGATAGAGATTCGAGGGCTATCTCTCCATGTGCCGACGCGTCGCGTGACAGTGAGTGAGAGTCATGTTGATTTGACGGCAAGTGAATACGCGCTGCTTGAAACATTAATGTTGCGCGCTGACCGCGTTCTGACACGTCGTTTTCTGGAAGAAAGGATCTTCGGTACAAAAGAAAATATGAGCAATACGCTCGATGTACATATGGGAAATTTGCGTCGCAAAATCGGTGACGGCTATGTGCGAACGGTGAGAGGCGTGGGGTTTGTCATTGACACCGTACCCATTCAGAAGGGGGCAGGTTGA